CACTAAAGAAACAGAGAAGATAGGTAAGAGGACAGCCTGCGCTGACTGCGAGTTGGTCAAAAGGAAAGGCCCTCATCGGGGGAACAGGTAAGATATAGATAAGCGAGTAACACAGGCTGCATTCACAAAATGAACACCGTCCTGGAAATGGCCTCATAGATCGGGCTTGGCTCGATTGCAAGACTGCATCGACCGGGGCTACCGTCGGCCAAACTCCAGGAGATCCCCGATACATCGCTGACCTGAGTATGTCGGGGGCCAGATGCCTCCGCACTGGTCACCCTCACAAATGGTCCCCGGCGCAGGGTAGAGGTGAAGgaattaagattattttgGCAGTGAATCGAGCAGGCCGTGCGGAGATATCTGGGCTTGATTGTGACAATCCAGTCAATGCACTGCCCAGGACTAGTGAATATCACCGACTATACCAACCATCTAGTGAAGTGGCTGCGTCTCCCGCCAGCACACCACGTATGTATGCATACATGGGTTGGGATATACAACCGGTGATGGGACATAGATCAAGTATAGAGTTACTCACTCCTGACAGTATTACTAAACTACATTTAAGATTACACGGGAATATAACACTTCATTGTAACATGTTTATTTCTGCACTATTGCTTTTAGAGTTACACCGATTACATCAACTTAGTGGACATCAAGGCACGAACTGCGGACATTTAAGTTGTTAAGACAGAAACTTTggtcctctccctctctccaccCTAACTTATCGTCGTTTCACCATGTCCAGCGCAGGCCACCATCTCCGGGCCCACAACGCTTTGATAGGGGGCCGGTTGCTTGGCTGCGACATCGACAGTGGAGCCTCCTTAATCAACATCAGACATCGATTCCCATTATAAGTTCGTTGCCGCCGGACTTATTTTACATCTTTTTTGACCAGTGCACATTCTTTCCATCAGCTGTTCCCAAtgctcaccaccaccctccttCTGGCCACCGCGGGCACGGTGCAGGCGTATACCCTGGTCAACTCGGGGTACATCATGCGCAAAAACATCGACTCCATTGTACAGCCCGGCAAGTACACGAGCCACATGCACAGCTTCTTCGGCAATGACGCGGTCAATCTGACTACTTCTACTACTGACGAGCTCATGCCCGGCTGCGCCACCAACGACAACCCGAACGACCTGTCGGTTTACTGTACGTGCAACCCGCTTCTTATGCTGAAACATACTGATGCAATAATGGACAGGGCACCCGACTCTGTACGCcaaagacggcgacgacctcGTCCCAATCGAGGCCCGGTACTTCAAAGCATACTACAACGAGATCGACACTGCCGAGATTCCGTTTCCCACAGACTTCAAAGCGGTCGCGGGCAACGCAAGCGCGTCGACAGCGGAGGAGGTGGACGACCTGTGGACCATGAGCTGGTGGTGCGAGTACGGTCCCGAGACGACGCCCGACAGCAGCGGCTGGCCCGATGCAGGATGCGATCTGGGTCGTCTGCAGACGCAGCTCCGGTTCCCTGACTGCGTGAACCCGGACACCCTGGCCAGTGGGTACTCCAGCCGCGCGTGGCTGGCGAACTCCAACCGCTGCCCCGATCAGATGAAGCGCATCCCACAGCTGCGGTTCTCCGTGCGCTTCGACACGTCTGAAGCGCTCCCCGACGGCTGGTCCGGCGAGGCACCACTGCAGCTTTCGAGCGGCAATTCATACAGCTTCCATGGCGACTTCATCAATGGCTGGCTGCCCGAGGCGGCCGAGAACATGTTGCGCGCCAGTGATAAGAACGAGTTCCAGACTGTCGCCGGTCCCCGATCCGAGGTGGCTACTTGTGACCCGGTTGATGTCGACCCGGACAATGGCACGAGCGACTATGAGGAGAGTCTTCGTATGATGGAGGCGTGACCTTGCATGTACCTTACTTCACTACCACTGTATTAGTATTCGCAGCGCGAGCATGTAACTATAAAATATGCTGATGAAACCCTATCTACACTTCGTGCCGTTACGCTAGCAGCAGTTGCTGCTCAATTCCTGTTGGAACCTTTCCCCTCTTTCCTGTGGTTCCTGCCATATAGGAAATCAATCTATCATTCTCTAGCATGGCCTACTTTCATAACCTGCAGAGATCTACTGCTCTACGCCCTCCGTCTCTCCAATCCTCACGACATACTTCACAGCAGAcgccttcccctccttcaaATCCTTTAAAATACCTTCAAGCCCTGCCAGCCCTCCAGGTCGCACCTCAAACGGATGCCCCTGGAACCACCCCTGCTTCAAACCCCTCCCCATCAGCTGGAAGAAGGCAGCCCCAAACTCCGCATGATCAAAGGTGTTCCCTTCCCTCGGCGGGAAATGCACAGACCCCGCAATCGGCTGGCTGATACTCACGCCGTCAGGTGGTGTAAAGTCACCCGCCGGCGGGAACATGACAGCCATTGCACCGGGCCCCGAAATCACAGCGCCGATATTCTCGAAACACTCGCGCTCCGAGACACCGTCGAACGCGTAGTGGATTGGCCCGTCATCAGCGGCAGCCTTGATCTGGGCGCGGATGGCCTCGTCACCGTCGCGGTAGTCGATTACCTCGTCGCCCGTTTCTGGGGAGAGCAGGGTTCTGACGAAGGGGATGCCCTTCCCCGCTACGGTGATTATGGGGTGGATGTTTGATAGCTGGGCGAATTTTATCGCGAAGGCACCGACTGCTGTTGCGCCGCCGTAGATCAGTAGTGGGAGTTGCTTCCTGGCTGGGTTCCAGGGCAGAGGGAGCTTCATGTCCTGGTACAGACCCAGTGCTGCTGTGATGGCACATAGGGGTATTGTTGCCGCCTCTACCACGCATTAGCTATTATCAGACGCCTCCATCTAGGCAGGTGTAACTAACCTTCAAAGCTCGTCGTATCAGGAATATGGAACGTGGTATAATCCTCCGCAATCGCAAATTCGGCAAAGGTGCCGTGCGGCTTCATAACCTGATGGAATGCAGCGACCCTGTCGCCCTTTGCGAATCCAACAACACCCTCGCCCACGGCCTCGATGTGCCCAGCCATATCGTCGCCGTGGTTATATGGAGACCCGTCCTTGGGGAAAAACcccaccatcttccagtcctTCGGGTTTGTGCCTGAGACCACCACGCGAATGAGGACCTGCCCCGGTCCTGGAACGGGGACGGGCGTGTCCTTGATCGAGACGGTGTAGTCGCTGTTGACGAATGCTTCCTTCATGTTGGTATTGGTTGTTGTTCGCGGTGTCGAGTATATTCGCCTTATGCTTGGGATGGTGGGAGTGGTAATCTATATAACATTGAAACGCCCCGTCCGATCTGCTACAGAATCACAAGACTGCGCGATATAACTATGATTGCCCCGTTACACTTAATCCAGTCACAAGGCTGCGCGATATAAGCCAGGCGGCTCATCAGGCGGCGGTAGTTGGTCTAGACTGTTTCGCCCCATCGGCCGGAGTTGGCCTATCTCCTATCTCCGTGTACAGGCAACTAGACCGAATAGTGAGGATGGAAGATATGGTCATATCCATTTTAAACGTTCAATCTATTTCTTCCTAATTCCTAAATCGATCAGATATAAAGTAGGCCATGGTCCGTCAATTAGGATTTAAGCAATGAATTGAGGTATCATCACTAGTTATTTATTCCAATAGCGTTCAGAGGTCAAAGTCCATGTCTTGTCTGACAGTCAATATATGTTTACCATTGCAAGTGGTCACGTTTGTCGTCTACAAAGGTAAGGAAGGATATACATGCTGTCACAGACTGATGTTTTGTAGCTTCTGCACGGCATTTTCTAGCGCCTTGGTCGCCTCCTCTAAGTAAGGGAGTTCTATCTCTTTCCCAGCGGCGCAGCGCTCTAGGAGGTCATAGCCCCTCTCGTATCGGTCAGCCTCGTTTTGGAAATACAAATAGCTGGTGGCCATCCGTAGCCGGAACCGTCCATGCAGGggcccatcatcatcctctccaaACGCGGAGCCGGGGAGGGCAGCCAGTCCACATTCTCGTATCAGCCACGCTGACAGAGCCGCACTGGTGCGGATTCCGAGTTTATATAGCTGCGCTGCATATGGTGAAAAGGACGGGTAAACGTAAAAGGAACCCCCGGGCTCGCTAACATCCAATCCGAGTTTCAGGAGCGCAGAATAGAGCCTCCAAGTACAGTATCGGTGCAAGGCAGTAACAGATTTGCGGTATCTGCACATTGCCTCGCCCGTGGAAAAGGCCTTGACAGATGCCAATTGAGCCGGTGCGGAGGCTGCCGACCAGCATTCGGAAGCGTATGCGAGGATTGTCTTGCGGATAGCTTCGCCCTTTTGGGAAGGGGGGAAAATGGCATAGCCCACGCGCCAGCCACCGGCCGAGTATGTCTGTTGCAAAGCTGTCAGAGATAATCATCAGTCAAATGATGTGTTCCCAGCTACCTTGGATAGTCCGCCGGTAAGGATCACAGTTTCGGAATCATCGGTGTTGCTGTCAAACGCGCTTATGCCTCTCTGGGCCGCATCGAAGCAAATGTCGGAATAGATCTCGTCGGTGATCAGAATTATCTTCTTTGATTTGCAGAACTCTTTGATAGCTCCAATGCAATTCGCCGAGAAGACGTGCCCTGTCGGATTTGATGGGCTGTTGATCAGCATAATGCGAGGGATGCATCCCTCTGAGATTGCTTGCTGGTAGgcagagagaagagaagattcTGCCACAACGATAAGGTCTGTCAATATTGATGAGTCTATCTCGTCGTTCGGGGGCTACTGACCGGTAATGCTGTGACGATCGACAGGGTCCGTCTCGATCCAAAAAAGCTTCTTCATGGCATGCAGCACTTGCGGCTCATAACTGACCCACGAGGGACGAGGAAGTAACACAGCGCCGTCTAGTATATCAAATAAGGCAAAAAGTAGGGGCTTTGACCCAGGAGCAATAACAATCTGATTAGGGCTAATCTCAACACCTAGACGATCCGAATTGAAAGTCGCAATAGCCTAGCCTCCGGCATCAGCACATCTTCTGGAAAGTCCTATCTGATGAGGGattgaagaaaacaaacgtCTCGCAAAGCCTCTATGCCGGCTACGGGCATATAGCTTGTTTCACTGGATGCGTCCCGATGGGTCTGGAGGACATCTTGCTGGATGGGAAATGTGGCCTCGCCAAAGCCCAAGTGGATGACATGTTTGCCTTCTGCGCGAGCCTTCGAGACGAGTTCATTGATCTCCAAAGTGGGAGAAATACGCAATTTCGCTGAGTTTGAGTTCACAACGTCAGTCATGGTGAATAATAGTCCTTCGTGTATAGTCACAACTAAGGTGGAGTGCACGAGTACTGTCCTTTTACCCTTGATATAGCGGCGATACTGGGCTTCCCGGCGATTATCTCGGCGCAACGATGCTAGAAATCCGGGAGAGCCGAGATGGGCGACTCGGAGATACACTTGTTGCCTGCGATTTTCCATGTCTCCCCGAGACTCAAAGACATTTGCTTTTGCGTAATGATATGATGTTCCCTGTGAAACGCCGAAGTACCGAAACGCCGAAGGAAGAGATTGATTTCACAATTCTCCTCCTGAGAGCTGCTGTGTTGGGGTAGAGTTTGACGGAggaaaatataaagtattaaaagAGTAAATGCACGTTACCTTTAACCGTGCGGGACGTTGATAGTTGGGGAAGATATAATAGATGGACGACGAACAGGCCTATTCCTATATAATACATTGCAAATCCCCAGACAGTATATGCTGTACAAAGCGAAACGTCAGATCATGCTATACCATGCTCCAGTTCTTCGACATATTGCCTCGTTATTATGTTGGTCGTGATGTCCATGTCACGGAAACCGACAAGTTTGGTCTTCCGGATGAATTTATACGAAGCAAACCAAGCCACATAAACCAATATCCCAACGTAACTAACGACAAACCCTACGGGATCGAACTCGTGCACAAAGCTAGAGAAACCTAATAGGTATACAGCGTTAGTATAGCCACCGCGCATTTTCGCGGTTTGTACTCACCACTAGTGAAGATTATTACCACGGTGAAGAATAGAGTCATTTGGGCCCTCGTCTTTTGGAAATGGCCCGAGAAGGGCAGGTCTTCCCGGCTAATTTCCTGGGCCTTCATACCCTGGTGGAAAAACAGATAGGTTACTAGGATGCTGACCCAGTTTAGTAGCCCTAAAATTGTGGAAAGAGATACTAGGTATCCAAAAACCACGGCGCTTCCTGAATTAATGTTCAGCAAtgcaagaaggaagaatgcgGAGGCTGCTGCCAAAGCAAAGATAGGAATGGACCCTTTCGTAAATTTGAACAAAGCCGGTGCATAACCGTCTTTTGCCAGGCCATATAGAGTACGGGACGCAACATAAATATCTGTTCCCTCTCAGTAAGCAACTTGTGAAAGGTCAATAGGCCTTGACACGGACCTGTATTCGCCGCACTGAGGACAAACACCAGCAGGCAGCCGTTGATTATATGAGGAAGGACTGGGATTCCGGAATCAACAATCGCGACGACAAAAGGAGAAGCGCCTGTGTATTATATGTCAGTGTGAATGTCTCTTTCCGCGGGAGGAAGGACAGGAAGTAAACGTTACCTGCGCCAGTGTCCGCTTTAGTAGCGTCTATCAAGCGATTATTCGAAGAGGATACAACCAGCCCCAGACAGAAGACACCCCCGACATAGAAAAACGTAATGCGCCAGAACGTCGCATTGACGGCCTTCGGGATCGTTTTCCATGGCTGGGATGCCTCTCCAAACGTCATACCCACCATCTCACTGCCCATATATGCAAATGCTGCATTTGTTACAGAAACCCAGAAACCAAGGAAGCGCCCTGTGGAACCTGTGTCAAGGTACTCTTTGAAGGCACCAGGGTTCTTCCAGTACCTGAATCCGATACGTCCTTGCGGGCTCCCCCCTAAATCGATGACTAGACAGAGAATCATTAAACCGACAATAGTGACTGTCTTGATGCACGCCGCAACGAACTCAATTTCACCGAAATACTGGACAGGCATGAACTGTGCGAAAGACAACCCCAGTCAGCATCCTCGTCCCATGCAAAAAAGGCGCCAGGGGGTGGGGATCAAACATTAATCATTATAATAATGACAGCAAATGAAACAACCCAGACAGCCACGTTGATATCAGGGAGCCAGTATTGCATCACTATTGCCGAAGCCGTGAGATTGTTGGCCAGGAGCACCACATATTTGAGAAAATAGTTCATCCCGGTAGCGAATCTGATATTGAACCGTCAGTACGACCCTGGCCGTCATCATGTAGACGGCAAACATACCCAAATGCCGGATCCACCAGACGAGAGGCATATCCGCCGAAGCCCTGGTCCATAGGCATGAAAACGGCCATTTCACCAAGAGCAGACATGATGTTGAGCACCAAGAGGCCAACAAAGGAATAGGCTATGAGCATGCTGGCAGGGCCACCTCGCGACAGCGCTGTTCCACTACTGATTAGAATGCCTGTTCCGATGGCGCCTGCAATGGAAAACATCCCGACGTGTCGAGATTTGAGCCCCCTCTTGAGCGCCCCATTCTCAACATTGGGGTTGGCAGTATGCAGAGCGACTTCGACGTCAGGATCGGCAGGCGAGCGGTTAGGTGATGCATTGTGTTTCTCATTGGAAAGCATTTTGAATCAGCATTTACTTTGGCAGTCAAGTCTGGCTACCCCGGAAAGAGATGATAATGGTTTAAATATGTAGCATGGACCGCCCCTCCCCCACAGTCTTGCTCGCTGGAAtatggaggaaatggggcACTGTCTAGTTGCCAATCTGCGTTATATTTTGGTAAATTATGTATATCTCATTGGTTGGACCACAGGGATCTTCCAGTGACTATCTACTTGTCCGGGGAATAGCTTCGAGCTCGGCAGTCGGTGTTTCGGTGTTTCAATCCGAATATTCCTCCATAACAGGCCTAGCATGCCAAAACTTCTCGAATCCAGAGTCAGCAGTGCTGGCAGTAGCGTATCCAAGTCAATCATCACGAGATTCATATGACACCAATTGAAGAAAGTAAACCCAATCCAGCATGCCAGTACAAAAGAAAAGTCCTACCACGCTTGGGGGGTGTCAACCGGAGTATTAGTCAGTATTAGCCCTAGTTACCCTTTTAGTGCAGTGCCAAAATCTGCAACACTCTTGGCTCGGCGTTGCAAACGCCGACTACAAATTGACCACCGTCTTGTCTGGATCTGCCACTGCCGGGACAAACGAAGGATCCTCCACTGTGAGGCATTCTGAGAGATTGGTTAACAGCTTGCGACTGCACAAACTCCACTCTAATGCAGTCCCGCCGGGGATCCCGCAAGGCGTGTGCCCTTTGCCACGAGCGCAAAGTCAAGGTCAGAGCCCTGATTGGGATCAAGTCTACCCTGACTGATTAACACCCCAGTGTGATGGAGCGACACCAAGTTGTCGGAACTGTTTGCGAGCCCAAGCTCTTTGCCGACCGCATGAGCGGCGCCGCCGGCTCACAATTCGCACACCAGAGCGAAGTCCAACCCAACCTCCGACAGCTGTGGAGAGGCTCGCTTGGTTGCAAAATGAACTCCTGCGGGTTTTGGGTCTGGATGTCCACCAGGTGAACACTGGCACTGCACTTGACTCTCTCCCGCGGTGTCAGCATCTTTTGCGCGCTCAGGGTGCGCCTTGTTCGCAAAACGCCGGTGCTCGAGCACCGGCCCCGACATCGCAGAGTGAGGGAGACCCATCCGAGACGTCTCCTGAGATGGACCCGAACATTCCCCTTTTGGCGTTCAACGCCACGGGCGAAGCTCGGTACTTGGGTGCATCGAGTGGCTCCGTTTTCGCCAGATTTATTGCAAACACGGCCAGATCGGTTTTACCACAGGGGGCTACAGGGCCCGGCCTTCAACCACATGTATATGAGCCTTCGCATGTCAACCGTCCCGCCGTTTCCTTCAGTCCCACAAATTGGAGAAAGTCAGCAACATTTGCTTTCCTCTTACGATGTTATCTAAAGTGGGTTCACAGCTGCTACCCTTTGTTTCTGTCCCAGGATATTGCGGCGCTCGAGTCCATGAGCTACTCAGAGGAGCCCCCCCGGGAAACTGGGGATACGACTATCATTTTCTACCTTATCATGTCGATAGGTGCTGTTCATGCCGAACAGAAGCACCTTCTCGATCACTTCCAGGGGGATGCGGGCCTGCGGCAGTATCAACATGACGCTTCGACTCGTGGGGTCTCATCGGAGGCATTATACCGAAAGGCTATCGGAGTGCTTGCGTCTGAACCGTCGAACTTGACTCCCCGTATCTCCTTGGTGCAGACTCTTGTTTTGATATCGATCTATGCCTCCCACCGCCCATCTGACAATGAGCAATGGCATATTGTGGGAATGGCCATGCGTGTACGTCTTGTAACACTGTCAAATATGACGACCGAGAAACGAACTGATCAAATTGAAAGATAGCAATAGAGCTAGGTTTACATCGACACAACAACGCCTGGAAGTTCACCGTGGATGAGCTTGAACTCCGGCGTCGAGTATTCTGGACGACCTACGCCATCGAAATCACAGTGGCGTTCAATCTAGGTCGTCCGGCTAGTATATCCTTTCAAGATGCCGATGCGCCTTTTCCTAGGAATTCAGAGGAAACCGCTCTCTCAATTCACCATATCAAACACCGACAGATTCAAGAACAAATGCTGTGCTTGGTCTATCGAAGCAGACCACATAATGCAGTCGCCATGTCGGAGTTCGATAACTCCATGTCGAATATAGAAAGCCTTCAGCAAAGCCTAGACGAATGGCATGGGGGGCTGCATGAGCTGTATCGCCAGTCAAGCTCGCCCTACCCCGTTGAGTACTGGGACCGACTTTACTATTCAACCTCTGCCGCTCTTTCCCGGCCGACCACTCTGTTTCCCCGGCCTGGACCCGAGCTTCAGACGAGGTGCTTTCTGTCGTCGTACCGGGTGATTGAAATCCATGAAACACTTATCCGGAAATTCCGGCTTCCTTACTCCTGGATGTTGCTACAAGGTCTTGTATTCTCAGCCATCTCGATGATCGTGACAACCAGAACAAGTACCACGGTATTAGCCAAGGAGTTCGGAGCGGACAGATTTCTAGACATTCTGACCAGGGGTGTGCGCAATTTCCACGTTGTCCTGGCCGTAATGAGAGAAAGGTGGACTGGTCTGGCGATCAGACATCTGGAAGAGTTACTTAACAAGCTGTGCCAAGATACTTTGAGATATACGATTAATGTCCTGGCGAAACAATCTTCTGCAAGAGCCTCGTCTCTGCAGTCATCAGTGCATCCTGGTCTTTTGTCTGGGAATCCGTCTTCATCCTGCCCGGACGCAAGGGAAGTTGAGCCAGGAGCTACAACTGGCATTTCAAATGACCAACGTCCTCCGAATGAAGAGCAATTTCCTCGCGGTCTGCTGGGCGAGGGGGCGTATCAAGAAACGAACGTTCAATTCGAGCCTGCTATCGACTCGGGGTTTTCAGAACTGTATCTTGGGGAGGACTGGTGGGCTTTTGATACCTTGTTCGAACTGGACGAACTCAGAACTTTCTTTGATTTTTTCCCAATCGAGCCATACGGGATATGACGGATGCAGGAGGGCTACAGCAAACAGAACCAATCAATAATATAAGACTGCAAACATTAGTGCTGTATTCTGGCCAATAGTCGGTATAGGCATAATAATCTTCGCAATACAATACAATGCGCTTAATCTCATAGATTTATTTTCGGACTTGGTGTCGGAATTCCGAGCTTCTACCTGGATCTAGAATCACTGGCATGACATCCGCGGGTCTCCCCGGTGATCGCAGTGGGTGACCGAATGGGGTTATTTTCCATGACTGCTTGACCTTTCAGTTCGCTCACGGGCTAAATGACATGACTACTGTGCTGCACCGCGAACCACGCCCAGAAAGAAACCTGGTCCCCACTCAGAAATGGCAGTAGGGCTATTTATACACAGAGCTTTTCCAGCCTAGTAATctatatatgtatatatatatcgaaaCCAACGATTCAGCTGCTTAGATCCCACCCTTTGTCGACTAAACGGGCGGACAGGGGGGTTGCTGGCATGCTAATTCCACCTTGGTGCGCCTTTAATGCGACAACCAAGTTACGCATCATCGAAGGCCTAGGAATGCTAGCTCTTGTATGACAAGCCGATTTATCTACTTCTCGACGCTAATATGTGTGCCAAAATGCCAGCCAAGCAAGTCGCCAATCTGACCTAAACCAACTCGATCCAAAACTTAAACCGCATGGTATCCTTATCTTCCCATGACCAGAGCTTGTAATAGGCTGGATCCATACCGTTTGCAGAACCCCAGGTACCCCATTCCGTTTTCACCATAAATTGTAGCCCTGTCTCCTGGCCAATCTCCTCCCACATGCGCGTAAAGCTTTCCGAgtcgtggttgaagaaggtatCAAGGCGGCCGTTATCCTCACTTTCTCTGGTTGGTTTGTATAGATAGTTGCGGACCTCCTTGGCTTTTCTGCTCCCATGCTGACGCCCAACAATAAGCGACCCCCTCTGCTTTTTCAGAAGTTTAAGGAGGGTGATAGCCGCCTTCTTCTGACCGTCCAAAGTAAAAAGATGTAGGAAAGATCCAGCGTGGATCACGTCAAAGTCTTCTAACCGTTCCTTCCACAACTTGCCATCCTCATTGAAGATATTCGCGGTGTACAAGGAAGACTTCAGCGTCTCTCGGTCACGAAAGAGTTCATATCCAAGATCGAGGAAGGTAGTGTTGAGTTCCGCACCACAAATATTTTCAGCCGGTGCACCGTCTGTGATAAGGGCGCGAACATCATGGCCAAAACAGCAGCCAAAATCTAGCAATTGCTGGCCATTTTTGAGGCGTTCGAGGATATCGGCATATCGGGGTGAATCGGGGAGTGAGAAGTCAAGAAAGCGGAACAGCCCGATGCACGGATATGGGGAAGATTCCCATGCTTTTTCGCGCTGAAAACAGTTATTTATGGTCACATTTCGAATTCACGTCACATACAATGTTTTCAATATGCCCTTTCACTTCGTCTTGTTTTAAACCAGCATAATCCTGCAAAACCCGTTGAGCCAAAGGTGGGACCCGCTCGAGAGTATCGAGGTACCAGGGAATTCCCCCCCTTGGGTTCCCCATGTTGGACTGATCACTTGTAATAAaggaggccatggttgaGGTGATATGTCTGATTTAGTGTCTTGTCTTTAGAGTAAGAGTGTTTTCCTGGGTTCCAATATTATAACCGTGATGCTGGCCCTTTATATAAGCCAGCAGTCAAGGCCTAGCGGACTAGGAGCCCGAGTAGACCACCCCTCGTGTTGACAAAATTTATCTTTTCGATACCAATGAGAGTACTATTCAGTGCAACGGTTGCATCGGAGACTTGGGCCCATCGGCTAGTTCCGCCCTACGTGGGTTTATCTTATCAGATCAAACACTAAA
Above is a window of Aspergillus puulaauensis MK2 DNA, chromosome 2, nearly complete sequence DNA encoding:
- a CDS encoding pyridoxal phosphate-dependent aminotransferase (COG:O;~EggNog:ENOG410PUE6;~InterPro:IPR004839,IPR004838,IPR015424,IPR015421;~PFAM:PF00155;~SMCOG1019:aminotransferase;~antiSMASH:Cluster_2.3;~go_function: GO:0003824 - catalytic activity [Evidence IEA];~go_function: GO:0030170 - pyridoxal phosphate binding [Evidence IEA];~go_process: GO:0009058 - biosynthetic process [Evidence IEA]) — protein: MTDVVNSNSAKLRISPTLEINELVSKARAEGKHVIHLGFGEATFPIQQDVLQTHRDASSETSYMPVAGIEALRDAIATFNSDRLGVEISPNQIVIAPGSKPLLFALFDILDGAVLLPRPSWVSYEPQVLHAMKKLFWIETDPVDRHSITDLIVVAESSLLSAYQQAISEGCIPRIMLINSPSNPTGHVFSANCIGAIKEFCKSKKIILITDEIYSDICFDAAQRGISAFDSNTDDSETVILTGGLSKTYSAGGWRVGYAIFPPSQKGEAIRKTILAYASECWSAASAPAQLASVKAFSTGEAMCRYRKSVTALHRYCTWRLYSALLKLGLDVSEPGGSFYVYPSFSPYAAQLYKLGIRTSAALSAWLIRECGLAALPGSAFGEDDDGPLHGRFRLRMATSYLYFQNEADRYERGYDLLERCAAGKEIELPYLEEATKALENAVQKLQNISL
- a CDS encoding uncharacterized protein (COG:E;~EggNog:ENOG410PG5H;~InterPro:IPR004840,IPR004841;~PFAM:PF13520,PF00324;~TransMembrane:12 (i45-66o72-92i126-147o153-171i183-204o234-253i274-293o330-351i372-393o399-426i453-471o477-499i);~go_component: GO:0016020 - membrane [Evidence IEA];~go_component: GO:0016021 - integral component of membrane [Evidence IEA];~go_process: GO:0006865 - amino acid transport [Evidence IEA];~go_process: GO:0055085 - transmembrane transport [Evidence IEA]); the protein is MLSNEKHNASPNRSPADPDVEVALHTANPNVENGALKRGLKSRHVGMFSIAGAIGTGILISSGTALSRGGPASMLIAYSFVGLLVLNIMSALGEMAVFMPMDQGFGGYASRLVDPAFGFATGMNYFLKYVVLLANNLTASAIVMQYWLPDINVAVWVVSFAVIIIMINFMPVQYFGEIEFVAACIKTVTIVGLMILCLVIDLGGSPQGRIGFRYWKNPGAFKEYLDTGSTGRFLGFWVSVTNAAFAYMGSEMVGMTFGEASQPWKTIPKAVNATFWRITFFYVGGVFCLGLVVSSSNNRLIDATKADTGAGASPFVVAIVDSGIPVLPHIINGCLLVFVLSAANTDIYVASRTLYGLAKDGYAPALFKFTKGSIPIFALAAASAFFLLALLNINSGSAVVFGYLVSLSTILGLLNWVSILVTYLFFHQGMKAQEISREDLPFSGHFQKTRAQMTLFFTVVIIFTSGFSSFVHEFDPVGFVVSYVGILVYVAWFASYKFIRKTKLVGFRDMDITTNIITRQYVEELEHGIA
- a CDS encoding DUF1996 domain-containing protein (COG:S;~EggNog:ENOG410PIES;~InterPro:IPR018535;~PFAM:PF09362;~SECRETED:SignalP(1-16);~antiSMASH:Cluster_2.3); the encoded protein is MLTTTLLLATAGTVQAYTLVNSGYIMRKNIDSIVQPGKYTSHMHSFFGNDAVNLTTSTTDELMPGCATNDNPNDLSVYWHPTLYAKDGDDLVPIEARYFKAYYNEIDTAEIPFPTDFKAVAGNASASTAEEVDDLWTMSWWCEYGPETTPDSSGWPDAGCDLGRLQTQLRFPDCVNPDTLASGYSSRAWLANSNRCPDQMKRIPQLRFSVRFDTSEALPDGWSGEAPLQLSSGNSYSFHGDFINGWLPEAAENMLRASDKNEFQTVAGPRSEVATCDPVDVDPDNGTSDYEESLRMMEA
- a CDS encoding zinc-binding alcohol dehydrogenase family protein (COG:C;~EggNog:ENOG410PIXQ;~InterPro:IPR036291,IPR020843,IPR013154,IPR011032;~PFAM:PF08240;~SMCOG1028:crotonyl-CoA reductase / alcohol dehydrogenase;~antiSMASH:Cluster_2.3;~go_function: GO:0016491 - oxidoreductase activity [Evidence IEA];~go_process: GO:0055114 - oxidation-reduction process [Evidence IEA]); protein product: MKEAFVNSDYTVSIKDTPVPVPGPGQVLIRVVVSGTNPKDWKMVGFFPKDGSPYNHGDDMAGHIEAVGEGVVGFAKGDRVAAFHQVMKPHGTFAEFAIAEDYTTFHIPDTTSFEEAATIPLCAITAALGLYQDMKLPLPWNPARKQLPLLIYGGATAVGAFAIKFAQLSNIHPIITVAGKGIPFVRTLLSPETGDEVIDYRDGDEAIRAQIKAAADDGPIHYAFDGVSERECFENIGAVISGPGAMAVMFPPAGDFTPPDGVSISQPIAGSVHFPPREGNTFDHAEFGAAFFQLMGRGLKQGWFQGHPFEVRPGGLAGLEGILKDLKEGKASAVKYVVRIGETEGVEQ